The sequence below is a genomic window from Gammaproteobacteria bacterium.
AACGAAGTTTTACACGCCTGGCCCTGGGAGATTTAACAGGAGGTTGGGAAGATTATGAAGGGCGTCGTTATAATTGGCTGCCCTTGCCTTTCCTTGAATGGCAAGGCGAATCGTTGCGCGATCAAACACTCTTGGTGCTTGCGGAACAAGGCTTGGGGGATGAATTATTATTTGCTTCCTGTCTGCACGATCTAATGGAAAAGACAAAAAAATTAATTATTGAGTGCGATCCACGACTTGCGTCACTATACACACGTTCTTTTCCCTTGGCAACTATTAAAGGAGTAATACGTAGCGATCGCGCTTGGTTAAATTCATTGGGCAAGGTTGATAAAGTCGTGGCTTTGGGGAGCCTGCCACGTTTTTTGCGTCGTCATTTAAGTGATTTTCCTGAACATGCTGCATATCTTGATCCAGCACCAGAAAGAAAAGAATTTTGGCGGCAACGACTCGCGGCTTTAGGATCAGGATATAAAATCGGTATTTGTTGGCGCAGTCAATTGCTTGGTCAAGGGCGTCATATCAATTACAGTCAACTGGAAAAAGACTGGGGTGATGTGCTCAAGATAAAAGGAGTACATTTTGTCAATTTGCAATACGATGATTGTCAAGTTGAATTAGCGACTAGTGAACGACATTGGGGAATACCTATCAACCAATTTCATGATTTGGATTTAAAGAATCAATTGGATGATTTGGCAGCATTGTGCGCTAGTCTGGATTTAATTATTTCTGCGGGCACAGCAGTTGCAGAATTAGCGGCGGCGGTGGGAATTGAAGTTTGGCGTCTGGAAACGGTCCAAACGAATTGGGTATGTTTGGGAACACAACGTTGGCCTTGGCATCCTCGAGTACGTTTGTTCGTGCAATCCAGCGCGGGAGAATGGCAGACAATATTTTCTCATCTCGCTGAAGAATTGACCCGCCAAGTAAATCAAAAAACTTGGCAAGCAGTCATTCCTAAGTCAGCGCCTCTGTCATCGTCCTTACATTCAAAGGAATCTCTACGGCAGGCTCTTTCTCTCCACGAGGTGGGAACTTGGGATGAGGCAGAAAAACTCTATCTTGACTATTTAACTGAACATCCCGATGACCCGATCGCTCTTTATTATTTAGGTACGCTTAAATGCCAAAAAAATCAACCAGGACAAGCATTAAATTACCTGGAAAGATTATTGGTCATCCAGCCAGAACATGCCCAGGGATTGAATAATCGCGGCTTGGCCTTGGCGTATCTTGAACGCTGGACAGAAGCCGAGCAATGTTATCGTCGCGTATTAGATCTTCAGCCAGAATACGCCCATGCCTGGAATAATCTTGGTGGCGTGCTGGAACACCAAGGTCTATTTGAAGCTGCATTTGAAGTGTATGAAACCGCCTTAAAGTTCAAACCTGATTATCCCGAGGCTTGGTACAACCTGGGACGCGCTTGTTATCATCTCGAACGTTATCAAGAAGCGGAGTATCAATTCTCGCGGATATTGGCTAAATATCCCCGTGATGTTAAAAGCCTTAATTACCTCGGTGCAGTTTACAAATTGCAGGATAAGGCTGAACAAGCGATTATTTATTTACAAACCGCAATTACGATTGAACCTTATAATTTAGACCCGCTCAATAATCTGGCAGCCATTTATCAACAGATGAATCGTTTTTCCGAAGCGCTGGAATGCTATGACCGTGCCCTTGCTGTCAGCCAAGATCCGCAAGTTCGTTTTAATCGTTCCATTGTATTATTGGCCTTGGGGCGTCTAGGAGAAGGATGGGATGAATACCAATCGCGCAAGGAATTAAACCCGACACCAAAATTTTCCATCCCTATATGGCAGGGTGAACCGCTGGCAGGAAAAACATTGTTTATTCATGGAGAACAAGGAATTGGTGATGAAATATGGTTTGCTTCTTGCTTGGATGATGTTATTCAGCGGGTGAAACGATGCGTAATTCAATGCGATCCTAGATTAGCACCATTACTCAGCCGTTCATTTCCAACGGCTCTGATTAAGGGTATTCCATCATTGAATATGCAGATCGATGTAGATCGACTAGAAAACTTTCCACCACTCGATTATGTCTGCGCGATGGGTGATTTACCACGCTGGTTTCGTCGTGAGCTGGTGGATTTTCCAAAGAAAACTGCTTATTTGATTCCTGACGCGAACGAAGTAGCAATATGGCGGGAGCGTCTTAATCATATTGGACCTGGAATTAAAATCGGTATTTGTTGGCGTAGTGGCAATTCTGGTGAGGGCCGTCATCGACATTACAGCCGCTTGGATGAATGGCAACCGTTATTGACTATGGCGAATGTGATTTTCATTAATTTGCAATATGATGATTGTCATGCAGAACTGGCGACGGCGCGCATGATGTATGGGGTTGAAATTGTGCAATTCTCCGATCTGGATTTGAAAAATCAACTGGATCGGGTAGCAGCCTTATGTCAGGCGCTAGATGGTGTCATTTCTGCCCCAACAGCGGTAGCGGAACTTGCCGGCGCGGTGGGAACTCCTGTATGGCGTCTCGACTCATTAGAAATGCATTGGGGAACGTTTGGAACTGGTCAATGGCTTTGGCATCCTAAAACCCGCATTGTTTCTCAGCAGCAACGAAATGACTGGCAAACGCCGCTATCACAGATTGCGCAAGATTTGGCTGATTCGCTTTCGATTGCTACACGTTTGGACAAAATAGCCGATGCCTCACTACAGGAAGAAATAACTTTTCATTTACCTGCTACGTCGGTACTTTCTACTTCTGGACGAACATTAGTGGATCAGGCGTTGCTCCACTATCGAAAAGGAGAACTACAACAAGCAGAAATCTTACTCGATAAATATTTACAACATCATGGCGAGGATGCCGAAGTTTATGAAATTAAGGGCATGATTGCCTTGAGTAGCGACCAGTTTACAGATGCTGAAAGGAATTTTCAAAAAGCACTACTGCTTAATCCCAAATTAACCTTTGTATACGCGCGTCTGGCCACAGCACAAGCTAAATTGAATCACCTCGATCAGGCAGAAGAGAGCTATCGGCAAGGTATTCAGGTAGCACCAAAATTTGCGGCACTGCATAACGATCTAGCAAATCTGCTTTGGGAACAGCACCGTCTTGAAGAAGCAAAAGCCGCTTATTTACAGGCACTGCGTTTGAAACCTGATCTCGTGGAAGCTCATAATAATTTAGGCGCAATTTTTTTGGAACAGGATAAACCAGAAGAGGCTATTCGCACCCTGCATGATGCCTTACGTTTACGTCCGCACTTTGCTACGGCGCATCATAACCTGGGACGCGCCCTAGCGCGGAAAAATGACTTGGAAGGTGCTATTGCCAGTTATCGTCAAGCTTTGCTTTACGATCCGACAAGCGCCGCTGTTTATAAGGATTTGGGGGATATAGAATTCCAAAAAGGGAATTATCAAAACGCCGTTATTCAATACCGAAAGTCCGTCGAGTTGTTGACGGACTTTGTGCCTGCCCGTATCAATTTGGCGTGTGCATTGATTAAAACCCAAAGCGTGAATGAAGCGATTGAACTATTACAACAAGCATTGTCATGCGAACCAGATAATCACCAGGTTCATGCAAATTTGGGTCATGCCCTGTTTTTAAAAGATGAATTGGAAGAAGCTGAATTTCATTGTCGAGAAGCTCTTCGCCTACATCCTGATTTCCCAGACGCGCTAATTAATTTAACCTTGGTATTACAAATTCGTGGCAAATTGGCCGAAGCTGAAAATTTATGCCGAGAAGCTTTGCATTCTTATCCGAACAATATTGCCCTACACACCAATTTACGCCGTGCGCTCTATGAACAAAATCGTTTGGTGGATGCTTTGGTCGTGATGGATAAAATTTTGTTAACGGATCAGGATAATGCGGGATTTCATTGGGATCGTTCATTGCCATTATTAACCATGGGTGAGATAGAAGCAGGTTGGGAAGCTTACGAATGGGGACGAAAAATGGACGATCGTCGGCGTTCCTTTACTTATCCCGATTGGGATGGAACCACTACCGTCGAAGGTACTTTATTGATTTACGCCGAGCAAGGATTAGGCGATGAATTGATGTTTGCTTCTTGTATTCCCGATGTCTTGAAACGTGTAGATCACTACGTTATCGAATGTGACCCACGGTTAGCTACTCTTTACGCCCGCTCCTTCCCTGGTGCTGTGATTCACGGTGTCAAGCGCAATGATCGTGCTTGGTTAGAAATGGAAAATATCGCTGCACAAATTCCAGTTGGTAGTTTGGCATTTATATTTCGTCGTCATTTACAAGATTTTCCCGACCGTCCCGCTTATTTGTTAGCTAATCCAGAGCGCGTTGTTTACTGGAAAGATAAAGTGCAATCCCTGGGCGAGGGATTAAAAATAGGAATCTGCTGGCGCAGCGGCTTGATGAAAGGATCGCGTCCTTTATACTATAGCTCGCTGGAACAATGGGGTGACATTTTCGCTGTTCCGGGCGTGCATTTTATTAATCTGCAATATGGTCGCTGCGAGGAGGAATTAACCGCTGCCCGTCTTCAATTTGGGGTCACCATAACGGTGTTTGACGAGATTGATTTAATGAATGACCTTGATGAAGCCGCTGCGTTGAGCGCCAGCGTGGATCTTGTAATTGGCGCGGGAACAGCGGCCCTTGAAATTGCGGCTGGTTTAGGCGTGCCCATTTGGCGCATTGATTCTACTCATCCCGCCTGGACTTCATTAGGTACCGACTCCATGCCCTGGCATCCGCGAATGCAGATTTTTCGACAGGTGACCTGGGGTGATTGGCGTGAACCATTAAGCCAGGTTGCCACTATCCTAAAAAATATTTCCGCTAATGTTGAAAGTGCTAAACAACGGTTACAGTCCTCTATTCCGTTAGTATTGAATGAACATGCGCAACTCGAAAACATGCGCTATCAGTTCATCCTGGGAAATTGGTCAAAAGTTGAATCGCTTGGCGCTCATTGGTGCCTGGCTCATGAAGCTACTTACACAATTCTCGACATGCTGGGCATCACCGCGTTACGTCAAGGTGAAACCATGGCGGCGCGCGATTATTTAACCCGTGCCTTGATTTTGTCGCCTGATCATGCCGTGGCTTATTATCATTTAGGATTGGTGCTACAGGCACAACGCGATTTCGAGTCCGCGCGTCATCATTATCATGAGGCTTTGCGCCTCAAGCCTGATTTTTCTCTGGCGCATAACAACCTGGGTAATGTATTTCTTGAACTGGACAACAACGAACAAGCGGAAGTACATTATCGGGAAGCTTTGCGCATTAACCCAGAAGAGTCTAAAACTTATAACAATTTAGCGGTCCTGTTAAAGAAACAGGATCGCATTGATGAAGCAATAGATTTGTATCGTCGTGCCTTGCGTTTGAATTCCTCAACCGATCAGGAAGATTCACCACGTTATTTGCCGGGCACAGTTTGGCAGCCTCTGGTTTTGAATCCTGTGCCTTATGAAATTCATGCCAATCTGGGTAATGCGCTGCTGGATCGCGGTGATTTGGAAGAAGCGGAATTACACTATCGGAAGGCATTGGATGCTTGTCCTGACCATATCACAATATTAAATGGACTCGCTGATAGCTTGCGCGAACAAGGACGCCTAGAAGAAGCATTGAATTATCATCAGCGCGCAGTGGACATCGGTCCAGAACGCGCTGATGTTCATTGGAATCATTGCTTGACCCAATTAATGCATGGCGATCTGGATGCCGGCTGGCAAGGTTACGAATGGCGTTTCCATGCTCTTGAACAAAGGCGTGCATTCCCCTGGCCAGAATGGGATGGAACCGCTTTACCGAATGAACGTCTATTTATTTACGCCGAGCAAGGGGTAGGTGATGAAATTTTATTCGCTTCTTGCTTTAGTGACATTATTGATCAAGTAGGACATTGTGTAATCGAATGCGATCCGCGTTTAAGTCCCTTATACGCTCGTTCTTTTCCTCGCGCGACTGTGCGCGGCCAAATGCGCCGCGATATGAACTGGACGCAAGAAATTGAACCGATCTCTGCCCAAATTCCTATCGGTAGCCTTCCCTTTTATGTCCGTAGGCAGCTTGATTATTTTCCACGGCGTGCAGCTTACCTGCACGCTGATCCAGAACGAGTCGTGGCATGGCGCCAACGCTTGACGAAAACCGTAGGTTCCGGGCTTTGTATCGGCATTATTTGGCGCAGTGGAGTATTACTAGGGCGAAGACGCTTGCGTTACAGCCCACTGGAACAATGGGGAAGTATTCTAAAAACGCCGCATATCCATTTTATCAATTTGCAATATGACGAATGCCAAGAGGAACTTAATAACGCGCGCCGTCATCATGGCGTGGAGATTATCGAATTTCCCGAGCTTGACCTGCGCGACAATTTAGATGAATTGGCCGCCTTATTGACCGCACTGGATGGCGTGATTGGCGCGGGTACCGCGACTAGCGCACTAGCTGCAGCATTGGGCACGCCAGTATGGCGCCTTGATCCGTTTTTGCCTGCTTGGATCAGTCTGGGCACGGATTATTTACCATGGTTTCCATGTGCGCGCATTTTCAAGCAGCCACATTGGAATGATTGGGGTACGCCCCAGCGGGAATTGGCGCAAGCATTATCCATTTGGGCGGCGAGGCATCGGGAGCATTTCGGTCGATCATCACCGATTCAGGTTGATGAATGCTCATACGGCTGGTTTTGTCATCAACCACAAGATGGTGCTGGATTGACCTGGACGGATTACATTGAATCATTGACGCCCAAAATTCAATTTTGGCAATCCCTGATTAAAGCAGGTTGCGTGGTAATTGATGTTGAAGCCGGTATTGGAGATTGTGCCATTCCCTTGGGAAATATTGTTGGTTCGACCGGTATGGTTATTGCCTTTGAACCTATTCTTGATCGGTTTGAGCGTCTCTGTACCAATATCACGTTAAATCGTCTTGAACATGTCAAGCCTTATCAACAGATGTTAGGCAGCCAATCTGAAATGGCTCCTGCGGCTTATCATGGTGCCGATGCGCGCCTTAGTCAGTGGGATTATCAACGGCAACTTACCGTCGTTACCATTAATGATTTGCATTTATCACGCTGTGATTTGATTCGAATTCGTTGCGAATGCCGTGAACATGAAATTCTGAGCGGCGCGGAACTTATCTTGCGGCAATATAAACCGTTTGTTTACGTTGAAGGTTTCCGTGGACCAGCCGCAGCGGGATGGGTGCGTTGGCTGGAAGGGCTGGGTTATCAGTGGTTATTAAGAACCGATTCATTAGCTGGCACACAGGCTAAAGTCACTGATTTACTGGCTTACCCTAGCGTTTGATAATCATTAGTTTATCTGAAGAACATTTCTTCATGTCGAAGTCGAAAAAGCCACGCGCGGCTGTCATTGGCTGCGGGAATATTGGATCACGTTGGGATGAAGCGGATAGAGATACGGACGCCGTTCTCACCCACGCTGGAGCCTGGCATCGACTCGGGCTTCTCACCGCACTTGCTGATTCTAATCCAGAGCGTCTTGCCGTTGCTGGCCGCCGTTGGGGGGTAACTGCCTGTTATTCGGATTATCGGGCATTGCTCGCCAATGAACATCCAGACCTTGTCAGTATTGCAACCCCCACCGCCTTGCGTTTGCCAGTGGTGGAAGCAATCCTGGCAGCAGGAACGCGAGCGCTGCTCTTGGAAAAACCAATCGCTGCGTCCCTCGTGGAAGCACGAGCTATCGTCGCTGCGGCCCATGCCGCAGGAGCGGTGGTCGCGGTGAATTATGTGCGCCGTTACGATGCCACTCTGGGTCAGATAGCAGCCCGTTTGTGCGTGGGCATGTTAGGCGTGATTCAACATGGGGTAGGGCGTTATGGCAAGGGGATTGTGGAAAATGGATCCCACTTGATTGATTTGATTCAGTGGTGGTTAGGACCAGCACGACTGGGAAGCGTTTTGCGTCGACTTGAAGATAACCGTCCCGACCATGACCCAACCCTGGACGCAGTGCTGAAAGTTGGCCCAATTGAAGCCCCCGCGCCGATCTACTTGCTGGGGGTGGATTATCAGCATTATGCGTTATTCGAGCTAGATATCGTTGGTACCTCGGGACGAATCACCCTTAGCGACCGAGGAGCGTACATCCAACATTGGGAAGCGATATCCGACGCTATGTTTCCCGGTTACCGGATTTTGCGCCCGGCTGAGGAGTTACATACGGATCTGACGCACACCCTATCGCGGGCTGCCGAAGATTTGTTGGCGGTATGGCGCAGTGAGCGTTCCCTGCCGCTTTGTACCCTGAAAGATGCCTTTGCCGCCCTAGAAATAGCCTTAACCTTGCGCGACATGGATAGTATTTAAAGAATAACCACGATCATTTAAAAAATTTTAACAGCGTGAAGCCTAGCGGCAACGATTTCATCGAGACAGCGCTGACCGGCGGTCACGTCTAGTCCTATTCGTTTTTCGAGCAACAGCAATTTAACGTGATAGACAAAAACGGCGGTGAAATCAAATTCGTGGCCAATAGTCAGATCATCAAGGAAACGCCAGCGCAAGCGGTCGATCTGCTCTTCAAGCTGAAACGGATCGCGGTTATAGGCATCCCGAACAGCGTTTTCGATGCCACCGAAAGCGGCACCCTCTGGACGTAGGTAGCCAGCGACCTCATGATGGTGTCTCTGGCTAGCGCGAACGCGGATCAAGGTGTTGCGTAGGTAGGTTTCGTGTTGGTTCCAACGAGCCTCGACCGGGCTGGCGGCGGTTGCACGCGGAATCAGACTCACGGCAGTTAGCGCGGCAACCTCGCTTGCAGGCAACTGCGCTGCGCATTGGGCCAGGAAGTCACGCGAACGCACTGGTGGTTCAATACCAGGTTTTAGGTAGGGTAGGGAACTGACTAGATAATAATGGTTCATCGTGGGTCAGGTGGACCGCTGGCGCGCAAGCCGCGACAGTCTGGGATTGAGTTGGGCGCAAAACAGCTCGGTAATCGCATCGGCACTGAAATCGTGAACCATGTCATCACCGTTCACCGACAGCCGCAAGCCAGCATCAAGACCAGGTACTGGTTTTAATTCAACGCCAGCCTTGAGGTAACCAGCTAGACGGACAGTGAACGCGCTTTGCAAGGCATCGGCTTGTGCCAGTGGCACCTGTACCGTGACTTGGTTGTTATCAGTGGCGTATACGCGAGTCAGTTCAAGCAGAATGTCTGCCAGCCGCTCTGGAGTTAAGGCTTGACCGATATCATGGCGGACGATATTGGCTAATATGGTCTTAATTTCTGCCTCCAGAGCGAGAATTACATCGCGGGCAGCCTGCCGTAAACCAGCCTCACCTGCGGCGCGTAGCTTATCAGTTTCACGACGAGCTTCAGCCACTAGCCGTTCCGCCTCGGCCCGTGCCTGTTCGACCAAAAATTGTGCTTCAGCCTGAGCGGCGGTCACAAGCCGTTGGCGTTCGGCTTCTGCCTTCTCCAGACCTTCGCGATTAATACGTTCCAGCAAACCCTGTAATTGGTCAGCCATGGTGCGAACTCCAAATGGAAGATTTCGTATCGGTCATCGGTTAAAGCCGATGCAAATGATGGAAAACGCAAGTCATTATTCAATATTCGTAATAATTGCAACCAAATCGCCTGATTAGCGTGCGGTTTCGAGAGCTGCTGACACAGTGTGGAAAGATCCGAAGACAACGATGCGATCATTGGGAAGCACCAAGGAGTGAGCAGCCGCCAAGGCGGTAACCACGTCGTGGTGGAGTTGAAATGGGGCGGTACTTCCAAGGTGGATTAAGGCATCGGCGAGGCGCGCTGCGGGCGCTCCTCGCGCCACGGAGAGCGTTGCGAGATGCCAAACGTCTACCACGTCGATCATGGCCGCCATGGTACCAGGAATGTCCTTGTCAGCGAGCATAGCCACTACTGCGATGGTTCTTCCATGACCTTTACCTAGGGTAGCAGCCAGAGCCATCGCTGCCTGTGGATTATGCGCCACGTCTAGGATCCATGGTGCGCTCCCCCTCGTCACGACTTGAAAGCGACCCGGCACCATCACTTCCTGTAATGTATTGCGGATCGTATCGCTTGATACAGATAGGCGGTCCGAGAGACAGGTTAAGGCCATGAGAGCGGTAGCAACGTTTTGGTATTGATGAATGCCACGCATACGCGGCGCAGGCAAGGCGCGTTGGTAAAAAATTTTCTCCGCAGAGGATTTTGTCTGTCGCCACCACTCCCAATCTCCCTCCCTAGAAGAAGAAGAAAACCGCCAACCGAAATCCCGTTCCTGGACATAGAGCGGGACACCAAGGGTCTGGGCATGATCCACTAAGCTCAAGGGCGGATTTGGATCCCCGCAGACCGCCGGTTGACCGGAACGAAAAATTCCTGCCTTTTCGCGTCCAATTGATTCGCGATCCGTGCCGAGCCAGTCCATGTGATCTAGATCTACCGTGGTAACCACTGCAACATCGGCATTGATAACATTGGTGGCATCCAACCGTCCTCCTAGCCCTACTTCCAGGATGATCACATCGGGCTTGGCGTGCCGAAATAAATCCAAGGCCGCGAGGGTACCGTATTCAAAATAGGTAAGCGAGATTCCGCCACGCGCAACTTCGATTCTGGTAAAAGCAGCACGCAATTCTGCGTTACTGACCGTTCGCTTGTTCAGATGTATTCTTTCGTTGTAATTCAGCAGGTGCGGCGAGGTATAAGTAGCCGTGCAATAGCCAGCGGCCTGAAGAATCGCTTCCAGGATTGCCACGCACGACCCCTTGCCGTTGGTCCCGGCCACAGTCACCACCAGGAACGGTGGTGGCTCGCGCCAACCCAGGCTCTCCAGCACCGCCGCTACGCGCCCCAAGCCAAGATCAATAGCGCGTGGATGGAGGCGTTCTTGATAAACCAGCCAATCATTCAGAGAAAAATTTCTAAAGTCGGCCTTGTTCATCATCCTAAGCCCGATCCGTTACCCGCTCTCCAAGCAGTCCGGCCGGCCGCAGGATCAGCACCAAAATCAAGACGAAAAAAGCGAAGATATCCTGATAATTACTGCCCAGGAAACCGCCGGTAAGGTCACCGATGTAGCCAGCGCCGAGGCTCTCGATGACTCCCAGCAATAAACCTCCAAGCATCGCTCCAGGGATGTTCCCGATCCCACCCAGTACCGCCGCAGTAAAGGCCTTGAGGCCGAGCATGAAACCCATGGCATAGTGAGCAAGGCTGTAATAGGCCGATACTAATACCCCCGCAACCGCCGCTAAGGCCGATCCAATAGCAAAGGTCGCAGCGATCACAGCATTGACATCCACTCCCATCAGTCCCGCTATTTCCCGATGCTGGGCTGTGGCACGCATCGCCCGACCGATGCGGGTACGGCCCACGAGCAGCAATAACCCAAGCATCATGGTCATGGCTGTAGCGACAATCACGAGTTGCACGTTGGTCACCGATACACCCCACCATTCATAAATATGAATTTCAATCACGGGTGGAAAAGAAAGATAGCGTCGCCCCCACAGAATCATAGCGAGATTCTGCAACACGATGGAAACGCCAATCGCGGTAATCAGCGGTGCCAGCCGCGGTGAGTTACGCAGGGGACGATAGGCGATCCGTTCAATGATCAACCCAGTGACCACGCACGCCGGCATCGCCACGGCGAGCGCTACTCCGACCGTCCACATCCCGCTGTAACCGGCGTGTGAGAGCACGCCAAGGACGGTCAATGCCACCATCGCTCCCAACATGACAACCTCGCCATGGGCGAAGTTGATCAATTCCAGAATGCCATACACCATCGTGTAGCCCAGTGCCACCAAGGCATAAAGGCTACCCAGGACAATGCCATTAAAAATCTGCT
It includes:
- a CDS encoding cellulose synthase operon protein C; the encoded protein is MRSSQKKIEAARRHCQELQIQERFEAAIDAYRQNLIDIPDDLILLLGLGRTLVTLNRLEEALSGYEEILRRFPDNVEVWGQYGEVLRRLNRFDESLLAFNHALGLQPENFYLRWQRSFTRLALGDLTGGWEDYEGRRYNWLPLPFLEWQGESLRDQTLLVLAEQGLGDELLFASCLHDLMEKTKKLIIECDPRLASLYTRSFPLATIKGVIRSDRAWLNSLGKVDKVVALGSLPRFLRRHLSDFPEHAAYLDPAPERKEFWRQRLAALGSGYKIGICWRSQLLGQGRHINYSQLEKDWGDVLKIKGVHFVNLQYDDCQVELATSERHWGIPINQFHDLDLKNQLDDLAALCASLDLIISAGTAVAELAAAVGIEVWRLETVQTNWVCLGTQRWPWHPRVRLFVQSSAGEWQTIFSHLAEELTRQVNQKTWQAVIPKSAPLSSSLHSKESLRQALSLHEVGTWDEAEKLYLDYLTEHPDDPIALYYLGTLKCQKNQPGQALNYLERLLVIQPEHAQGLNNRGLALAYLERWTEAEQCYRRVLDLQPEYAHAWNNLGGVLEHQGLFEAAFEVYETALKFKPDYPEAWYNLGRACYHLERYQEAEYQFSRILAKYPRDVKSLNYLGAVYKLQDKAEQAIIYLQTAITIEPYNLDPLNNLAAIYQQMNRFSEALECYDRALAVSQDPQVRFNRSIVLLALGRLGEGWDEYQSRKELNPTPKFSIPIWQGEPLAGKTLFIHGEQGIGDEIWFASCLDDVIQRVKRCVIQCDPRLAPLLSRSFPTALIKGIPSLNMQIDVDRLENFPPLDYVCAMGDLPRWFRRELVDFPKKTAYLIPDANEVAIWRERLNHIGPGIKIGICWRSGNSGEGRHRHYSRLDEWQPLLTMANVIFINLQYDDCHAELATARMMYGVEIVQFSDLDLKNQLDRVAALCQALDGVISAPTAVAELAGAVGTPVWRLDSLEMHWGTFGTGQWLWHPKTRIVSQQQRNDWQTPLSQIAQDLADSLSIATRLDKIADASLQEEITFHLPATSVLSTSGRTLVDQALLHYRKGELQQAEILLDKYLQHHGEDAEVYEIKGMIALSSDQFTDAERNFQKALLLNPKLTFVYARLATAQAKLNHLDQAEESYRQGIQVAPKFAALHNDLANLLWEQHRLEEAKAAYLQALRLKPDLVEAHNNLGAIFLEQDKPEEAIRTLHDALRLRPHFATAHHNLGRALARKNDLEGAIASYRQALLYDPTSAAVYKDLGDIEFQKGNYQNAVIQYRKSVELLTDFVPARINLACALIKTQSVNEAIELLQQALSCEPDNHQVHANLGHALFLKDELEEAEFHCREALRLHPDFPDALINLTLVLQIRGKLAEAENLCREALHSYPNNIALHTNLRRALYEQNRLVDALVVMDKILLTDQDNAGFHWDRSLPLLTMGEIEAGWEAYEWGRKMDDRRRSFTYPDWDGTTTVEGTLLIYAEQGLGDELMFASCIPDVLKRVDHYVIECDPRLATLYARSFPGAVIHGVKRNDRAWLEMENIAAQIPVGSLAFIFRRHLQDFPDRPAYLLANPERVVYWKDKVQSLGEGLKIGICWRSGLMKGSRPLYYSSLEQWGDIFAVPGVHFINLQYGRCEEELTAARLQFGVTITVFDEIDLMNDLDEAAALSASVDLVIGAGTAALEIAAGLGVPIWRIDSTHPAWTSLGTDSMPWHPRMQIFRQVTWGDWREPLSQVATILKNISANVESAKQRLQSSIPLVLNEHAQLENMRYQFILGNWSKVESLGAHWCLAHEATYTILDMLGITALRQGETMAARDYLTRALILSPDHAVAYYHLGLVLQAQRDFESARHHYHEALRLKPDFSLAHNNLGNVFLELDNNEQAEVHYREALRINPEESKTYNNLAVLLKKQDRIDEAIDLYRRALRLNSSTDQEDSPRYLPGTVWQPLVLNPVPYEIHANLGNALLDRGDLEEAELHYRKALDACPDHITILNGLADSLREQGRLEEALNYHQRAVDIGPERADVHWNHCLTQLMHGDLDAGWQGYEWRFHALEQRRAFPWPEWDGTALPNERLFIYAEQGVGDEILFASCFSDIIDQVGHCVIECDPRLSPLYARSFPRATVRGQMRRDMNWTQEIEPISAQIPIGSLPFYVRRQLDYFPRRAAYLHADPERVVAWRQRLTKTVGSGLCIGIIWRSGVLLGRRRLRYSPLEQWGSILKTPHIHFINLQYDECQEELNNARRHHGVEIIEFPELDLRDNLDELAALLTALDGVIGAGTATSALAAALGTPVWRLDPFLPAWISLGTDYLPWFPCARIFKQPHWNDWGTPQRELAQALSIWAARHREHFGRSSPIQVDECSYGWFCHQPQDGAGLTWTDYIESLTPKIQFWQSLIKAGCVVIDVEAGIGDCAIPLGNIVGSTGMVIAFEPILDRFERLCTNITLNRLEHVKPYQQMLGSQSEMAPAAYHGADARLSQWDYQRQLTVVTINDLHLSRCDLIRIRCECREHEILSGAELILRQYKPFVYVEGFRGPAAAGWVRWLEGLGYQWLLRTDSLAGTQAKVTDLLAYPSV
- a CDS encoding putative dehydrogenase (Evidence 3 : Putative function from multiple computational evidences) is translated as MSKSKKPRAAVIGCGNIGSRWDEADRDTDAVLTHAGAWHRLGLLTALADSNPERLAVAGRRWGVTACYSDYRALLANEHPDLVSIATPTALRLPVVEAILAAGTRALLLEKPIAASLVEARAIVAAAHAAGAVVAVNYVRRYDATLGQIAARLCVGMLGVIQHGVGRYGKGIVENGSHLIDLIQWWLGPARLGSVLRRLEDNRPDHDPTLDAVLKVGPIEAPAPIYLLGVDYQHYALFELDIVGTSGRITLSDRGAYIQHWEAISDAMFPGYRILRPAEELHTDLTHTLSRAAEDLLAVWRSERSLPLCTLKDAFAALEIALTLRDMDSI
- a CDS encoding DUF2764 family protein; the encoded protein is MNHYYLVSSLPYLKPGIEPPVRSRDFLAQCAAQLPASEVAALTAVSLIPRATAASPVEARWNQHETYLRNTLIRVRASQRHHHEVAGYLRPEGAAFGGIENAVRDAYNRDPFQLEEQIDRLRWRFLDDLTIGHEFDFTAVFVYHVKLLLLEKRIGLDVTAGQRCLDEIVAARLHAVKIF
- a CDS encoding conserved hypothetical protein (Evidence 4 : Unknown function but conserved in other organisms), translated to MADQLQGLLERINREGLEKAEAERQRLVTAAQAEAQFLVEQARAEAERLVAEARRETDKLRAAGEAGLRQAARDVILALEAEIKTILANIVRHDIGQALTPERLADILLELTRVYATDNNQVTVQVPLAQADALQSAFTVRLAGYLKAGVELKPVPGLDAGLRLSVNGDDMVHDFSADAITELFCAQLNPRLSRLARQRST
- the folC gene encoding Dihydrofolate synthase/folylpolyglutamate synthase; amino-acid sequence: MMNKADFRNFSLNDWLVYQERLHPRAIDLGLGRVAAVLESLGWREPPPFLVVTVAGTNGKGSCVAILEAILQAAGYCTATYTSPHLLNYNERIHLNKRTVSNAELRAAFTRIEVARGGISLTYFEYGTLAALDLFRHAKPDVIILEVGLGGRLDATNVINADVAVVTTVDLDHMDWLGTDRESIGREKAGIFRSGQPAVCGDPNPPLSLVDHAQTLGVPLYVQERDFGWRFSSSSREGDWEWWRQTKSSAEKIFYQRALPAPRMRGIHQYQNVATALMALTCLSDRLSVSSDTIRNTLQEVMVPGRFQVVTRGSAPWILDVAHNPQAAMALAATLGKGHGRTIAVVAMLADKDIPGTMAAMIDVVDVWHLATLSVARGAPAARLADALIHLGSTAPFQLHHDVVTALAAAHSLVLPNDRIVVFGSFHTVSAALETAR